Proteins encoded in a region of the Tribolium castaneum strain GA2 chromosome 7, icTriCast1.1, whole genome shotgun sequence genome:
- the LOC100141690 gene encoding nose resistant to fluoxetine protein 6: MFWKTKIGFCFLLLTPILCDSNFTNIYDEFFEVVVNRKELSARIKTELGDSNEAIAAYIKMLDAWSKFPSGIMEGNLMDLGSFDECYAIEYNNIYGKYCLGNLHFSFQMENFFKTFGISDAKPRPRILLHPQPRLMGLGDEYTGIHFAACVPSTLPASEIPGLFNYTEEFCYSKATEPELSAGAIVTITILAIFLCIVLVSTSYDVALNYFKKEPYHELLIAFSFLHNGRKLFRSSKNSEQLLCLNGIRALSMMWVILGHEYSNSFNAPISNFFDLKTWQDDPANMFIMGATVSVDTFFTAGGLVTVYTFLKSMDKGANFNVLLFYVHRYLRLTPAYFIMGLIHLFLLNHFGTGPLWKVVDISLVDTCETGWWSSLLYITNYVQKGTCLPQAWYLQVDMQLFVLSPLVLIPLFRWPKIGLGALGFLTIMGCVSPFVIGYVKHLGGGMINNDDTNEFMNYYYAATYARFGPYVIGMLAGYLLYKIKTNKIKVNLKMWQVITLWLVLLTGLVACVWAGFPLNASKDDRWGNSLFLAFNRPAWAVAVVGVVFLCVAGYGGPIDKFLSWSVFQFLTKVSYSMYLVHFAVITVRYALLRNNIKFSNLAMMHAFWGDFMFTLGLSMILCSTFESPIIILEKYLFHRGPKTKSVKQ; encoded by the exons ATGTTTTGGAAGACcaaaattggtttttgcttTCTGTTGCTAACTCCTATACTTTGTGATAGTAACTTTACCAACATTTACgatgaattttttgaagtggtgGTGAATAGAAAAGAGTTAAGTGCCCGAATCAAAACTGAATTGGGTGACTCAAATGAAGCCATTGCTGCATATATTAAAA TGTTGGATGCTTGGTCTAAATTTCCAAGTGGTATAATGGAGGGCAATTTAATGGATTTGGGAAGTTTTGACGAATGTTACGCCATCGAATATAACAACATTTATGGAAAGTATTGCTTGGGAAATTTACATTTCAGTTTCcaaatggaaaattttttcaaaacttttggAATTAGCGATGCAAAACCTCGTCCG AGAATTTTGCTGCACCCACAACCCAGATTAATGGGTTTAGGTGACGAGTATACAGGAATTCATTTTGCTGCATGTGTACCAAGTACCTTGCCAGCATCGGAAATTCCTGGACTTTTCAACTATACGGAAGAATTTTGTTATTCTAAAGCAACAGAACCGGAACTATCAGCGGGGGCGATTGTGACCATAACAATTTTAGCCATTTTTCTGTGTATAGTGCTAGTTTCAACAAGCTATGATGTTGCCCTAAACTACTTCAAAAAAG aACCCTATCACGAATTGTTGATTGCATTTTCGTTTCTTCATAACGGACGAAAACTCTTCCGTTCGAGCAAAAATTCAGAGCAGTTGCTCTGTCTGAACGGAATTAGAGCATTGAGCATGATGTGGGTTATCCTGGGACACGAATACTCAAATTCTTTTAATGCTCCCATCTCCAATTTCTTTGATTTAAAAACC tgGCAAGACGATCCCGCTAATATGTTTATAATGGGAGCCACAGTCTCCGTTGATACATTTTTCACAGCTGGAGGTCTTGTAACAGTTTACACATTTCTGAAATCAATGGACAAGGGAGCAAATTTCAATGTGTTACTTTTCTACGTCCATAGATATCTTCGTCTAACCCCTGCCTATTTTATAATGGGTTTAATCCATCTCTTCCTCTTAAACCACTTCGGAACTGGACCTTTGTGGAAAGTTGTAGATATTTCGTTAGTTGATACGTGCGAGACAGGCTGGTGGAGTAGTCTGTTGTACATTACAAATTATGTACAAAAAGGGACC tGTTTGCCTCAAGCTTGGTACCTCCAAGTGGATATGCAATTATTTGTCTTGTCACCACTTGTTCTCATACCGTTGTTCAGGTGGCCCAAAATTGGTTTAGGTGCTTTAGGTTTCTTAACAATCATGGGATGTGTATCGCCGTTTGTGATTGGTTACGTCAAGCACTTAGGGGGCGGAATGATAAATAATGA tgacACTAACGAatttatgaattattattacGCTGCAACGTATGCCAGATTCGGACCATATGTAATTGGAATGCTTGCTGGTTACTTAttgtacaaaattaaaaccaacaaGATCaaagttaatttgaaaatg TGGCAAGTTATCACGCTTTGGTTGGTGCTTCTGACCGGTTTAGTGGCCTGTGTGTGGGCCGGTTTTCCACTAAATGCCTCCAAAGATGATCGATGGGGAAATTCCCTGTTTTTAGCTTTTAATCGACCAGCTTGGGCTGTGGCAGTTGTAGGAGTAGTTTTCTTGTGTGTGGCTGGTTATGGGGGACCTATTGATAAGTTCCTTTCTTGGTCAGTGTTCCAATTTTTGACGAAAGTTTCGTATTCTATGTACTTGGTACATTTTGCTGTTATCACAGTCAGATATGCACTCTTGAGGAATAATATAAAATTCTCCAATCTTGCTATG ATGCATGCCTTCTGGGGAGATTTTATGTTTACCTTGGGCTTGTCTATGATCTTGTGCTCAACTTTCGAATctccaattattattttggaaaaatatctTTTCCATAGAGGCCCCAAAACAAAAAGTGTAAAGCAATAA